TGTTTGAGGAAGAGAGGACGTCCTGTGAGGCTGGCTGGGCAACGGGAGGTGGTAGGAGGTGGGGCTGCAGAGGCAGGTAAGGCTAGACTCTGTAGGTCGTAGGGGCTGTGATGTAGCTTCGGATATTATTGCAAGAGCAGAGAGAAACCAGGGGGAGCGTTGAGGGACAGAGGAGTGTGTGGAGGCCCCTGTGGCCGCCACATGGAGACTAGACTGTGGCGAGGCCAAGATCATGGCCAGGAGCCCGGAGAGAAACCAGAGCATCTCCAAGCAAAAAGTAAATGTGACCTGGACCAGATGAAAGGGACAGAGGTGATGGGACGTGGCACCATTCAGGATATATCTGGGGAGCAGAGCCAACATGATTTGCTAAAGGGTTGAATGTGGAGGTGAGGTGTGGGGAGAGGTGGAAGGCCATTCCGGGGGTTGGGGCTGGACCCCcgggcagagggtgggaggggggctggctCTGAGAACAGTCGCAGGGTCTGTGTCTGCAGCTGGCTATGGGGCTGTGTGGGGCACTCGGGGACAGCTTGGAGCCCGGGGCTCCTGCAGGGGCTCTTGCCCTCAGAGCATCTGTAACAGGATCGGACGCCAGATCCAACTGCCCGGCCCTTTATAATAGACGGGCCAGCCTCGTCTGTCCGCCCAAGGCCTTCAAGCCTGAGAGCCTTCACCCTTGCCAGACCTTCATCTTTCCCTGTGTAGCGCCAACATCACCAACATTCAGCTGGACTGTGGCGGGATCCGGATGTCTTTCCACAAGGAGTGGTTCTTGGCGAACATCTCACTCGAATTTGACGTTGACTTGAGACTGTGAGTCACACAGAAGTGGGCTCTGAGGGGCGCTGTTCCTCTCCCCTGGGAACCTGGGAGTTgcggggtggaggggggggtGTTGTGATTTGGCAATATGGGGAACCCAGATCTTTCTGCTCCAACCTGGCTTTAAAtcactcactgtgtgaccttgggccagtcacttcacatctctgagcctcagtttcttcatctgaaaggTGGATGGCAATCACTGGTCAGTGGAGACAGGTCATTTGCTCATTTAAATCTATGTGAGTTCCCCAcacctgaatttttttcaaagaggaataCTGTAATAATCTCAtcacccctgcctcctcctgttTAAACTACCCTTTAACAGCAGCTGCCCCCAAGGAAAGGGAGACCTCCGCTAAAAGGTAAAGATTTTTAGAATAAGATTAACTCTCAATTTTTGAATTTCCAAAGGCCACCTGATCTGGGATCACAGTCAGGATTAAGGGGTTATGGTCTATTTCAAGGATTTCCAGTAGCCACTCTGGCTAATCACATTTTCCTCCTTAATCACTCACTGCAGCCCGGCTGGGGCTGGACTGtggctgcttctcctcctcctccccttttatctgtctcctgccctccccccaccccgtccccagGCCCTTCAATAAGCAGATCGTAAAGACCCACGTGCGCATGAACCTCGCTGTGGAGTTCTGGCTGGAGAAAGACCAGTTTGGCCGGAGGGATCTGGCGATGGGCAACTGCCGTGTGGAGCCCAGCAGCGTCCGCACGACAGTCCTCACTGAGTAAGGTCCCAGCCGCCCCTTCCCAGGGCCAGGCCCCTTCCTCGCTGGCGCTAGCCAGATCTCACCCTTTCCCCAGGATCTGCTCCTCCTCCTATGTCCCCATCACTGAGATGGCCCTGCCACCCTCTCAGAAGCCAGACGTGTCCTCCTCCTCACTTGCCCCCAGCCCATCTTCACCAGTTCCCATCTATGACTTCCTGGCAACCCTCACCCGTTCCCTTTCTCCCCATCACCACCGCCACTGCCCTGGCTCGTAGTCCACATCCTGGACCATGGCCGGAGCCTCCTCCTGCTTTCCCTGACTCACACCTCACCTCCTTCGTGCTCTTCTCCCCCTGCAGCGGAAATCACTTTCTCACCCAAAAATCTGGTTGTGTCCCCTGGTTCCTGCTCCAAACCCTCCAATGGCTCTCTAGTAAACTCCTGGATGTCACTCAAGGCCCTACTCGTCCTGCCCCCTGCCCTACTCTGCAGCCCTTTGCCCTCAGGTCTCTCCGAAGGACCCCCCTCCATCAGTATGCCATACATTTTCATACCACCTTGACTTGGCACATGCTGATCCTTGTGGCTGGATGCCGTTCCCTACTTTTTTAAAGCTCCTCctcatcactcattcattcaacagatgtttattgagaacctactatgtgctaggcatggCAAGCTTGATACTATGGTAGTGAACAAGATAGAAGAAACAGATCTAAATGAAGATCTGTAAACTGGCTGACCAAGTGTGAGTCCTTCAAGGGCAAGATCTGTGTCTGATTTCTCTCCGTAATTCCAGAACGTTGAAAGCAACTAGGTCCTCCATGGctgtccattcatttattcatcagatATTCACTGAATGCCTGGGTCATACCAGACACCCATGAAGAGGACAGAGCAGGGGAAAGACTATGGACTGTGGCTACTGACCTGGTTCTAGTCTAATCAgcacttcccagctgtgtgaccccggGCAAGGCACACATCACCTCTCTGATCTGCCCCTTTGACTAGTGCTTTCAAGGACACCTCTTGTGTGGGGCTGCATGGGGATTAAATGGCTGCGGAAGTGTTTGCCCCACACAGCACCTGGCACTGGGACTGCCTGTATTTCCATTTGGCCCATCTACTCTTTCTAGAGATATCTCACCAAAGATGAAACATTTTCTCCGCAACCTCAGAGAGAAGCTGGCAAAAGTTATCCCACATCTGATAGAAAGTCAGGtaagtttgagaaaaatattttcaccttGGGCATCCTTGAGTCTGAGGGGTGGGACATTTATATATATTGGCATTTCAGCAAAGAATTAGGCTTTAGAACCTGGGAAATCtcaattaaaattttcagtttgaaaaaaattcaggacttcccattgtggcacagcggaaacaaatctgactggtatccatgaggacacaggttctgtccgtggcctcactcagtgggtgggggatccagcattgctgtgagctgtagtgtaggttgcagatggggcttggatcccgtgttgctgtggctgtgatataggctggcagctacagctccgattcgaccctgagcctaggaacctccatatgctgtgggtatggccctaaaaagcaaaaaaaaaaaaaaaaaaaaaaaaaaaaaaaaaaaatttcagttttgccAACTATtggctgtgtgtctttgggcaagtgacttagcctctctgagcctcagtttccccacctgtagcATGGGAACCATCACAACCCCTATTTCACAGAGATGTCACAAGGATTCAAGGGGACATGGCGTGGTAGTTGGCACTCAGTGCAAGGGAGCTGCTCTTGCCGTGTGGATTACTTGTGGAAATCCCATGGCTTCCAGTTGCTTTTCCCAGTCCCTGGTCTGACCCTTTTCTCTGTGTTGGTGGCCCAGGTATGTCCTCTGATGGACGAAATCCTCAGGCAGCTGGATGTGAAACTGTTGAAAAGCCTCATGGGTAAGTGAGCGCCCGAGTCCATCCAGGGGGAGGGCTCAGGATGGGCAAATGGCTGGAAGAGGTGCCCCCGCTGAGGCCTGCTAAGGGTTGTCTGCGTGTGCTCTGAGGACACGCAGAGGTGACATATGATAGTGTCCATCACTGTCCCCTGATGACAGCAGAGGACACGCCAACCAAGCAGGCCATGCCCTGCCTAGTCACCCAAACCTCCAGATTACCAGAGATGCTCCCAAGATCTCCACTCAATCCTCCTGGGAGCACTGCTCCCCATCTGAGCGCCCCCTCCCAACCAGGTACAGATAAACCGATAGAGTCCCCACCCTCACAGAGCTCACGGTGAACGGAAGACACAGTAAGTGAATAGATATTTGAAGAGATTTAACTCAAATGTTCCTGGCCACAGGCCTTGGTCAGCACGGATGGATGAGAGACCCCTTCAGTGTGGACCTGGGGGTCAGAGGGCAGACACCCTAGTGACTGATTCTGCCTCTTCTCCTTACAGAACAGGCTACTGCTCACAAACTCAACCACCTCTGAGTCCAACCAACATTTCTCGAGCCAGACTTGAATGTCTTCAGCTGCCCACCAGTGATCAGAAGGAGATTCCACATTTTGGGGCCTTAAGTCTCCCTCAGAGTGGAGCTTCCAGTGCCCTGAAGACTTTTACCACAGGCCCTGTGGGCATTCTCTCCTCTTCCATAATAAATTCTGGCTCTGAAGGGCACAGAGATCCCTGCCTGGGCCCTGAGGTTTGGGCTCCAAAAGTtagacctgggagttcctattgtggctcagcatgttaagaacccaactagtatacatgaggatgcaggttcaatccctggccttgctcagtgggttaaggatccagcattgtcacaagctgtggcataggttgcagatatagctcagcactggcattgctatggctgtggctgtggcataggccggcagctgcagctccaattcgacccctagcctgggaacttccatatgccacaggtgtagccataaacagaccaaaaaacaaacaaacagaagttaGACCTGAGGAAGGTCTATCTGAGATCTGATCTACCCAGGTTTGCTCATCAGCCTAGAAGTGCCAGCGAAAACACTATTTTCCTGTAATTTGCTGCCAGCAGCCCATCCATGCAGGACAGGCCCTGTTGAGATTTCCcctttccagagttcctgctgtggctcagcgggttaagaacccgactagtattcatgaggacgtgggtttgatccctggcctcgatccgtgtgttaaggatccagtgttgccatgagctgtggtgtaggtcacagatgcagctcggatccctcattgcggTGACCGTGGCTacggtatagaccggcagctgtagctccaattccacccctagcctgggaacctccatatcccacagatgcagccttagagagagagagagagagagagagaaaatttcccATTCCCTCATGCATTTGGcctgtatttattgagcatctagtaTGTGTCAGGGTGTCAGGCACTTTGCTGGGCTCCCAGGGAGTGAAGAAAAATAGCGACCCAGTGGCCAGGTATAAACATCAGCACCAAAGAGTTCTGAGTTCAGCTCTGTTTCAGCCCATAGAGAAGTTCCATGTGGGTCTGGACGTGTGCATCGGGGCGCCTGAGCTCAGCAAATACCCCTGATTAAATGATGGTCGAATCCTGGTCTCATGACTCACTAGCGTGTTGAGGAAAAGGCGCTTTCCCTCCGGGCTTCCTCCCCTGCAAAATGAGATGAGAAATCCTACAGGATGTGGAACAAGATGCACCATCACACTGCTGGTGGGCAGTGAGTCGTACCAGCACTCCACGAACTGGGTGGCAGCCTCTCTTAGGGGCCACATATACCTCCCTCTGACCCTAAATCCCTTTCCCAGGCACGTGCGCCATAGAAATACATGCACGTGGGCACCAGGAGGCGTGTCCCAGATTGCTCGTGGCAGCCGTGGTCATGATAATCCCGAGGTGACAACTCCCATCCAAAGAATGGGTAAACAGAGCAGACGGATATCTTGTCACTATGCCACGCAATAGTGACAATGACCCGCACCTACACGCAACCGCCTGGCTGGACCTCACACACCCGATAAACCAGGCCCCCAAACACACATCTCCCATTTCTAGGAAGCTCAAAACCAGCACACCTAAGGCACGCCTTTAGAGGTCAAGAGAGTGGCTACCCCCAGGGGAGAGGCTTAGTGACCAGAAGGGGCACCAGGGGCTTCCAGAGAGCTGGCAacattctgtttcttgatctgggcGCTGGGTATGGGGACGGTGTTCAGTTTGTGCAAATTCATTGAGCCGTTCACTTGTGCAGTTTGTTATACTTCAACAAAtcacattttttcaaaaataaagagccagaaagacaaagacaaataccatatgatatcacttataactggaatctaatatccagcacaaatgaacacctcctcagaaaagaaagtcatggacttggagaaaagacttgtggctgcctgatgggagggggagggagtgggagggatcgggagcttgggcttatcagacacagcttagaatagatgtacaaggagatcctgctgaatagcattgagaactttgtctagatactcatgttgcaacagaacaaagggtggggaaaaaaatgtaattgtactgtatacatgtaaggataacttgatccccttgctgtacagtgggaaagtaaaaaataaataaataaataaaataaagagtatttACCGTGCGGGATGTTTGCTAGGCGTGCAtggaaaaaaacatttgcaaTATGTTTAGCGTGTGCTCGGTCCATTGGAAATGCTTATTAAAGGTCATTTAGGCCATTATTATTTGATGAACGTCTGTTTAATTCTGAAACATTGATTCCTGCTCTCCTCCTCCCAGGGGAAGGGAAAGCACACTGAGAAAtcaaggggaggagttcccgtcgtggctcagtggttaacgaatccgactaggaaccatgaggttgcgggtttggtccctgcccttgctcagtgggtgaacgatccggcgttgccgtgagctgtggtgtaggttgcagacgcggctcggatcctgcgttgctgtggctctggtgtaggccgggctacagctccgattcaacccctagcctgagaacctccatatgccgcgggaggggcccaagaaatagcaaaaagacaaaaaaaaaaagaaagaaatcaaggggAAATACGCACATGCACACAACACCTACAAATAATAATAGCACACGCATTTAAGCACTCAGCATGTGCCAAGCTTGGTGCAAGTAGCTTACATTCAGCCTCTCATCAGATCCTTCTAGCAACCCCATAAAGTCCAAAACTACTATCTTATTTATGcaagaggacactgaggctcagagagggcaagactcttgcccaaggtcacactgccaGGAAATGACCAAGCCAACGGCACTTGGTCAACCAGACTCCAGAGCTCAAAGTCGTGACCTCTGTGATACCCCCCACctcagcctcccctccctcctaACATCACCCCCACTACACACACAGCCCGGCAGTGAGGGCAAAATGATGAAATATGCCTTCGGCTAGACCGACAAGCTCAAACAAGGAAGTGTCAACAGCTCAGAGAAGAGAACAGGGCAAGATATCCTCGTGTCTCCATCTTTCAACTCAGATGCCATGATCCAAAATGCTTCACCGGGGATTTGCAACACTACACGCCCATGTTCACACAAATCATTTCCCTTGACAGCCTTGACTTTATGGGGTTTTTCCTGCTTGTGATTCAGAGAGCAAACACGGCCAGATGGGGCCCCATCCTCCGGCACGGTTGCCTGAGCCCGCGTGAAGGCTGCTTTTGTCTGCCTTCCTCCCGACCCCTTCAGGGGGCTGCTTTCTCAAGGAGCCTCCTTGGGTTTCTCGcactctgttttcattttaaggtTCACAGGGCTGTGGACTCCTCGTGTTTTCTCCTGGAAGAGCTTGCAGCACAATGGATCTCTATTATGATCCTGGGTCCGGGGTGGGAGGTAGTTTAAGGAAATATTCAGCTCCAAATACTCAGAAGCTTGCTCTAGGCCCTGCCCACCTGTGCTTGTGACTTCCGCACCCAACCACGACAGAGTTCTGACCCCCAGGGAGCAGAACCCGCATCACACTCCCCAATTCTGGAGAACACACCTTGCAGGCAGAGTCCCTAGACAAAGTTAATTCAgcccttttaaaatgtatctcttggagttcccggcgtggcccagtggttaacgaatctgactggcatccatgaggacgaaacAGGGACAGGGCAGCTGCCATTTCAGTCGTTTGCCATTTGAAATGGCACAGCATCTCAGCCTCCAGAATGGGAGGCAGAATGGGTGGCCAATGGGAGGCATGTACACGTGATAGTCACAGACATGAGGACGCGAAACTGTCAGGATGTGATAAAGGGCCCTCATCTCAGCCCAAGGATTGAGCGAAAGGACCAGAGTGtgattgttttggattttctggctgccccgtggc
The sequence above is a segment of the Sus scrofa isolate TJ Tabasco breed Duroc chromosome 17, Sscrofa11.1, whole genome shotgun sequence genome. Coding sequences within it:
- the BPIFA3 gene encoding BPI fold-containing family A member 3 precursor, whose amino-acid sequence is MHSLWRLLVLLSLLALPSALHKQHGLGPAKAYTDGKSALARLIAQGLMKHNTEGRIQNIRLLDSLNASGKMAPGMVGWLISSMSLQQHQAGSANITNIQLDCGGIRMSFHKEWFLANISLEFDVDLRLPFNKQIVKTHVRMNLAVEFWLEKDQFGRRDLAMGNCRVEPSSVRTTVLTEDISPKMKHFLRNLREKLAKVIPHLIESQVCPLMDEILRQLDVKLLKSLMEQATAHKLNHL